From Crassaminicella indica, one genomic window encodes:
- the upp gene encoding uracil phosphoribosyltransferase: MEKVFVMDHPLIQHKLTLIRDKNTGSKEFRELVKEIAMLMAYEVTRNLPLEEVEIETPVCKTKSKVLSGRKLGIVPILRAGLGMVDGMLSLIPAAKVGHVGLYRDPETLEPVEYYCKLPADVNERDLIVVDPMLATGGSANAAIQFIKDRGATSIKLVCLIAAPEGVKAVREAHPDVEIYVASVDERLNDHAYIIPGLGDAGDRLFGTK; the protein is encoded by the coding sequence ATGGAAAAGGTATTTGTGATGGATCATCCATTGATACAGCATAAACTTACTTTAATAAGAGATAAAAATACTGGTTCAAAGGAATTCAGAGAGCTTGTGAAAGAAATTGCTATGCTTATGGCTTATGAGGTAACAAGAAATCTTCCTTTAGAAGAGGTAGAGATCGAAACGCCTGTATGTAAGACTAAATCAAAGGTATTATCAGGAAGAAAGCTAGGCATTGTACCGATATTAAGAGCAGGTCTTGGTATGGTTGATGGAATGTTAAGCCTTATTCCAGCTGCTAAAGTAGGTCATGTAGGACTTTATAGAGATCCAGAAACACTAGAGCCTGTAGAATATTACTGCAAGCTTCCAGCAGATGTAAATGAAAGAGATTTAATAGTAGTAGATCCAATGCTTGCTACAGGTGGTTCTGCAAATGCTGCCATCCAATTCATCAAAGACAGAGGGGCAACAAGCATCAAGCTTGTCTGTTTAATTGCTGCTCCTGAAGGTGTAAAAGCAGTTCGTGAAGCGCATCCTGATGTAGAAATTTATGTAGCTTCTGTAGATGAGAGATTAAATGATCATGCATATA
- the rpiB gene encoding ribose 5-phosphate isomerase B produces the protein MKIALGSDHGGYHLKEAIKKYLEEKGIECEDFGTNSTESVDYPEFGMKVAEAVVSGKCEKGIVCCGTGIGISISANKVPGVRCAVVSDTFSAQMSKEHNNANVLALGERVIGIGLALKIVDVWLNTEFAGERHQRRIDKITDIEKKYSK, from the coding sequence ATGAAGATTGCTTTAGGCAGTGACCATGGTGGGTATCACTTAAAGGAAGCTATCAAGAAATACCTAGAGGAAAAAGGTATAGAGTGTGAAGATTTTGGAACTAATTCTACTGAATCTGTAGATTATCCAGAGTTTGGTATGAAGGTAGCAGAAGCTGTTGTTTCAGGCAAATGTGAAAAAGGAATTGTTTGCTGTGGAACAGGAATCGGTATATCTATATCAGCCAATAAAGTACCTGGGGTAAGATGTGCTGTCGTTTCTGATACTTTTTCAGCGCAGATGTCAAAAGAGCATAATAATGCAAATGTATTAGCATTAGGAGAGAGGGTAATCGGTATAGGACTTGCACTAAAAATTGTAGATGTGTGGTTAAATACTGAATTTGCTGGAGAAAGACATCAAAGAAGAATTGATAAAATTACAGATATTGAGAAAAAATATTCAAAATAA
- a CDS encoding low molecular weight protein arginine phosphatase, whose translation MKTVLFVCTGNTCRSSMAEAIFKNMLESLGKKTEGLKVISAGTAALIGQSASKNAIEVMNKKGIDLSTHEATLVTKELLEEADLVLTMTKSHKQQLLFMAPDMKDKIYTLKEYIGKDGDILDPFGQPVSVYEACAREIEEILKELAEKLVGKN comes from the coding sequence ATGAAGACGGTTTTGTTTGTATGTACTGGAAATACCTGTAGAAGTAGTATGGCAGAAGCAATTTTTAAAAATATGCTTGAAAGCTTAGGAAAAAAAACAGAGGGATTAAAAGTAATTTCTGCTGGAACTGCTGCATTGATAGGTCAGAGTGCATCTAAAAATGCTATAGAGGTAATGAATAAAAAAGGAATAGATTTAAGCACTCATGAGGCAACTTTAGTGACTAAGGAATTGCTAGAAGAGGCAGATTTAGTTTTGACTATGACAAAGAGTCATAAACAACAATTGTTATTTATGGCTCCTGATATGAAAGATAAAATATATACCCTAAAAGAATATATAGGAAAAGATGGAGATATACTAGATCCTTTTGGACAGCCTGTCTCAGTTTATGAAGCATGTGCTAGAGAAATTGAAGAAATATTAAAGGAGTTAGCAGAAAAGCTTGTAGGAAAAAATTAA
- a CDS encoding L-threonylcarbamoyladenylate synthase — protein METKVYEIDPKAIDEAQLEASAQVLRSGGTVAFPTETVYGLGANALDEKAVKKIFEAKGRPSDNPLIVHISKLNELDALVEEIPPNAKKVMERFWPGPITIILKRTDKIPDVITAGLDTVAIRMPSHPIANKLIEMAGVPVAAPSANLSGKPSPTKAEHVIHDLKGKVDVIISGGNCDVGLESTVVDMTGNIPMILRPGGVTKEHLEEIFEKVEVDKAIEEGNQALTPKSPGMKYTHYSPQAEVIILEGDMESVVKAIHKLQEEKEAQGLRVGIMCTDETKKLYKNGVVISMGSRKDLATIANHLFAVLRQFDAAGVDIIYAEGVEQKLLGHAVMNRMIKAAGYHVVKVGR, from the coding sequence ATTGAAACAAAGGTCTATGAAATAGATCCAAAAGCTATTGATGAAGCACAATTAGAGGCTTCAGCACAGGTGTTAAGAAGTGGTGGTACAGTTGCTTTTCCAACGGAGACGGTTTATGGTTTAGGGGCAAATGCCCTTGATGAAAAAGCTGTAAAAAAAATATTTGAGGCGAAGGGAAGACCTTCTGATAATCCTCTGATTGTACATATATCAAAGCTTAATGAGCTTGATGCTTTGGTAGAGGAAATACCTCCAAATGCAAAAAAAGTAATGGAAAGGTTTTGGCCGGGACCGATTACGATTATATTAAAAAGAACAGATAAGATACCAGATGTAATTACAGCAGGATTAGATACAGTGGCAATTAGGATGCCTTCTCATCCTATTGCAAATAAATTGATCGAGATGGCAGGTGTGCCAGTTGCGGCTCCTAGTGCCAATTTATCAGGAAAGCCTAGTCCTACAAAGGCAGAACATGTAATCCATGACTTAAAGGGGAAAGTAGATGTGATTATTAGTGGGGGGAACTGTGATGTAGGACTTGAGTCTACAGTAGTGGATATGACAGGTAATATCCCTATGATTTTAAGACCTGGTGGTGTAACTAAAGAGCATTTAGAAGAGATATTTGAAAAAGTAGAAGTGGACAAGGCTATAGAAGAAGGGAATCAAGCCCTGACTCCAAAATCTCCGGGAATGAAATACACTCATTATTCTCCACAAGCAGAGGTTATAATATTAGAAGGAGATATGGAAAGCGTTGTAAAAGCAATTCATAAGCTTCAAGAGGAAAAGGAAGCACAAGGACTTCGGGTAGGTATTATGTGTACAGATGAAACAAAAAAATTGTACAAAAATGGTGTTGTTATTTCTATGGGAAGCAGAAAAGATTTAGCAACTATTGCCAATCACCTTTTTGCAGTCCTTCGTCAATTTGATGCTGCAGGAGTGGACATTATTTATGCAGAGGGTGTAGAACAAAAGCTTTTAGGACATGCAGTGATGAATAGAATGATTAAAGCTGCTGGATATCATGTAGTGAAGGTTGGGAGGTAA
- a CDS encoding ZIP family metal transporter yields the protein MERIWMITLVGLGVGVLGTGLGGIVTFFIKDPGNRFLSFILGLSSGLMLSIVCFDLLPEAFYIGELYIGILGIITGVLIIAFIDGLLPKYNKSFIKTGLLLGIGISLHNFPEGLAIGSGFIAANNLGIGISTVIALHNMPEGISMAAPMRAGGVSPFKAFFYTILVGIPMGGGAFIGAILGEISKGFIAFCLACAGGTMLYITCEELIPQSKSLHFKRVSSFGFILGFILGIVISKEF from the coding sequence ATGGAAAGAATATGGATGATTACCTTAGTTGGTTTGGGTGTAGGGGTATTGGGAACAGGTCTTGGGGGCATAGTTACTTTTTTCATAAAGGATCCAGGAAATAGATTTTTAAGCTTTATTTTGGGACTCTCTAGTGGACTCATGTTGTCTATTGTATGCTTTGATTTATTGCCAGAAGCTTTTTATATAGGAGAATTGTATATTGGTATATTGGGGATTATTACAGGGGTGTTGATTATTGCTTTTATAGATGGGCTGTTACCCAAATACAACAAGAGTTTTATTAAAACAGGATTATTATTAGGCATTGGTATATCTCTTCACAATTTTCCTGAAGGGTTGGCTATTGGGTCAGGATTTATAGCAGCGAATAATTTAGGTATAGGGATATCTACTGTTATAGCTCTTCATAATATGCCAGAAGGAATATCTATGGCAGCACCTATGCGAGCAGGAGGAGTTTCTCCATTTAAAGCATTTTTTTATACAATACTAGTAGGGATTCCTATGGGAGGAGGAGCTTTCATAGGAGCGATTTTGGGAGAAATATCCAAAGGTTTTATTGCCTTTTGTCTAGCTTGTGCAGGAGGAACAATGCTTTATATAACCTGTGAAGAACTAATACCGCAATCAAAGAGCTTGCATTTTAAAAGAGTGTCAAGCTTTGGGTTTATTTTAGGGTTTATATTAGGTATTGTTATATCAAAAGAGTTCTAA
- a CDS encoding cation:proton antiporter produces the protein MEAKVTFLLHIGILLLGANIGGIISKKLKQPAVLGQILMGMVLGMGILEKTELIHHLSEIGVIFLMFIAGLETDVNELRASGKSSAAIAVAGVLVPLLLVSGAAYIFSGKWVSSIIVGLISIATSVSISVQTLKEIGQLKTRQGVGILGAAIIDDVIGIILLTIVVGMIKPESGSNIFVVILKILSFFVIIIVLGYILVQILARISDRVNVRRKIVPYAIISCLILSFISEELGVAAVTGAYFAGVIFSMTPYRHKISHDIGLISDTIFTPIFFVAIGLGVELSTIGDGLGYSILLLLLGIIGKIVGCGWGAKMTGFNGKHSLQIGIGMVPRAEVSIIIANLGLKMHLIDHKDFASAIVLVVVTTLITPSLLKWSFKGDEEIKDAT, from the coding sequence TTGGAAGCAAAAGTAACTTTTCTGTTGCATATTGGCATTCTTTTACTAGGAGCAAATATTGGAGGTATAATTAGCAAAAAGTTGAAACAGCCTGCCGTACTTGGACAAATCTTAATGGGTATGGTTTTAGGAATGGGCATTTTAGAGAAAACAGAGCTTATCCATCATTTATCGGAAATCGGTGTGATTTTTCTTATGTTTATTGCAGGACTTGAGACAGATGTAAATGAACTAAGAGCATCAGGGAAATCATCAGCAGCTATTGCTGTAGCAGGTGTATTAGTCCCTTTGTTATTGGTAAGTGGAGCAGCATATATTTTTAGTGGCAAGTGGGTGAGCAGTATTATTGTAGGACTTATTTCTATTGCAACAAGTGTTAGTATATCTGTACAAACACTTAAAGAAATAGGGCAATTGAAAACAAGGCAAGGGGTAGGTATTTTAGGAGCTGCTATTATTGATGATGTGATAGGGATTATTTTATTAACTATTGTTGTGGGGATGATAAAACCAGAATCAGGAAGTAATATATTTGTGGTGATTTTGAAAATACTTTCTTTCTTCGTTATCATTATTGTGCTTGGATATATTTTAGTTCAAATATTAGCAAGAATTTCTGATCGTGTTAATGTAAGAAGAAAAATTGTACCTTATGCAATAATATCTTGTCTGATACTAAGCTTTATATCAGAAGAACTTGGAGTTGCAGCTGTTACAGGAGCATATTTTGCAGGGGTTATTTTTTCTATGACACCTTATAGACACAAAATTTCTCATGATATTGGATTGATTTCTGATACTATATTCACACCAATATTTTTTGTAGCTATTGGATTAGGGGTAGAATTAAGTACAATTGGAGATGGGTTGGGTTATAGTATATTGTTGTTACTATTAGGTATTATCGGAAAAATTGTTGGCTGTGGATGGGGAGCAAAGATGACTGGCTTTAACGGTAAACATTCCTTACAGATTGGTATTGGAATGGTACCTAGAGCAGAAGTATCAATTATCATTGCAAATTTAGGGCTGAAAATGCATTTAATAGATCATAAAGACTTTGCATCTGCTATAGTTCTTGTAGTAGTAACCACATTGATTACACCATCTCTTCTTAAATGGTCATTTAAAGGAGATGAAGAAATAAAAGATGCTACTTAA
- a CDS encoding RNA-guided endonuclease InsQ/TnpB family protein, with protein MIKTYKVMLKPNNKQRSKLFECAGVSRWAYNWTLAKQKENYRNGGKFLTDSILRKELTKLKKIEEYKWLNDYSNNITKQAIKDACNSYRRFFKGHSKFPKFKSKKKSKPSFYQDIEKIKFTDTHVKLEKLTTSRKKNRQKLNWIKLGEKDRIPTGENIKYINPRVTFDGLNWWISVGIEEEIEIEDKETEPIGIDLGVKDLAIISSGDKYKNINKSLKMKKLIKKYKRLQRQISRKYEMNKTKIEGGENRYEYHKTKNIIKAENKLRKLYRKIKGLRDNYIHHITTSLVKAKPKYIVIEDLNVIGMLKNRKLSKAIQEQSLREFRRQLEYKCKWYEVNLIIADRYYPSSKMCSSCGNVKSDLKLSDRKYVCDNCGLEIDRDYNASLNLRDYPKYDKSVA; from the coding sequence ATGATTAAGACATATAAAGTTATGTTAAAACCCAATAACAAACAAAGAAGTAAATTATTTGAATGTGCAGGAGTAAGCAGATGGGCTTATAATTGGACTTTAGCAAAACAAAAAGAAAATTATAGAAACGGTGGTAAGTTTTTAACTGATAGTATTCTTAGAAAAGAGCTTACTAAATTAAAAAAGATAGAAGAATATAAATGGCTTAATGATTATTCAAATAATATAACTAAACAAGCTATAAAAGATGCCTGTAATAGTTATAGAAGATTTTTTAAAGGGCACAGTAAATTTCCGAAATTTAAGTCCAAAAAGAAATCTAAACCTAGTTTTTATCAAGATATAGAGAAGATAAAATTTACAGATACTCATGTTAAACTAGAAAAGTTAACTACAAGTAGAAAGAAAAATAGACAAAAATTAAATTGGATTAAGTTGGGTGAAAAAGATAGGATACCGACAGGTGAAAACATTAAATATATTAATCCAAGGGTAACTTTTGATGGTCTTAACTGGTGGATTAGTGTTGGCATTGAAGAAGAAATTGAAATAGAAGATAAAGAAACAGAGCCTATAGGAATCGACTTAGGTGTAAAAGATTTAGCAATAATTAGTAGTGGTGATAAGTATAAGAATATTAACAAATCACTAAAAATGAAGAAGTTAATTAAGAAATATAAAAGACTTCAAAGACAAATTTCAAGAAAATATGAGATGAATAAAACTAAAATAGAAGGAGGTGAAAATCGTTACGAATACCACAAAACTAAAAATATTATAAAAGCTGAAAATAAACTAAGAAAGCTTTATAGGAAAATTAAAGGATTAAGGGATAATTACATTCATCATATAACAACATCTTTGGTGAAAGCCAAGCCAAAGTATATTGTTATTGAGGATTTGAATGTAATTGGTATGCTTAAAAATAGAAAACTATCAAAAGCTATACAGGAACAATCACTAAGAGAGTTTAGAAGGCAACTTGAATATAAATGTAAATGGTATGAAGTTAATTTAATCATAGCTGATAGATATTACCCTTCAAGTAAAATGTGTTCAAGTTGTGGTAATGTAAAATCAGATTTAAAATTATCAGATAGAAAATATGTATGTGATAATTGTGGATTAGAAATTGATAGAGATTATAATGCAAGCCTTAACCTTAGAGATTATCCTAAATATGATAAATCGGTAGCTTAA
- a CDS encoding DUF6339 family protein → MIKETDAIDERLWAGLCHGMFWEYLRYRWGVDKKKPTENDIANRFFFSQSRKRSLITNTLSKLWWIGKLTYDKNRSNPFELTEYLRNDFATKTRILFSSNYSNNPVIVRALISSLLEFQKQGVNINREVF, encoded by the coding sequence ATTATAAAAGAAACAGATGCAATAGATGAGCGTTTATGGGCGGGATTGTGTCATGGAATGTTTTGGGAATATTTAAGGTATCGTTGGGGTGTAGATAAGAAGAAACCAACTGAAAATGATATAGCAAATAGATTCTTTTTTTCTCAAAGTAGAAAAAGGTCTTTGATAACAAACACTTTATCGAAACTATGGTGGATTGGAAAACTAACATATGATAAAAATAGAAGCAATCCATTTGAATTAACTGAGTATCTGAGGAACGATTTTGCAACAAAAACCAGAATATTATTTTCTAGCAATTATTCAAATAATCCTGTTATTGTTAGGGCACTAATATCTTCGTTATTAGAATTTCAAAAACAAGGTGTAAATATAAATAGAGAGGTTTTTTGA
- a CDS encoding RNA-guided endonuclease InsQ/TnpB family protein: protein MKLSFKFKPSFTIKQLNIIEELSFHTTKLYNIVNYELRENGFKSYVDIEKMFKSNWHCDFLHSHTRQQTFKVLEQNWKSYFASIKDLKANPHKYNGLPKPPKFKNIQNRKNEIIFTNLAIRFKENTLMLSLSKAIQKMFEVESLNFEVSNKLQSLINFNKLQQVRIKWDNSLKQWYLIVIYNKQELEPVNNTNIMAIDLGLDNLATLTFKDGNETYLFCGKKLKGINAFVNKKIAYYQSIEMKKIGSDKFKNTKMINSLRRYRNNYVNDYLHKTSKNIINKALEHKVKKIVIGKIKGIKQNMNYNKSFVQIPIQRLAEQIKYKAKLQGIEVKFKEESYTSGCSAFDLEPITKKYYDKTRRVVRGLFKSNFGLVNAGVNGSLNILRKEEKCIPEIVQTMRDKGSVSSPLRIRVAC from the coding sequence ATGAAGTTATCGTTTAAATTTAAGCCAAGTTTTACAATTAAACAGTTAAATATTATAGAAGAATTATCTTTTCATACAACAAAACTTTACAACATAGTTAATTATGAATTGAGAGAAAATGGTTTTAAATCTTATGTAGATATAGAAAAAATGTTTAAATCTAATTGGCACTGTGATTTTCTTCATAGTCATACAAGACAACAAACTTTCAAAGTATTAGAGCAAAATTGGAAATCATATTTTGCAAGTATTAAAGATCTTAAAGCAAATCCACATAAGTATAATGGATTACCTAAACCACCTAAATTTAAAAATATACAGAACAGAAAAAATGAAATTATATTTACAAATCTGGCTATTAGATTTAAAGAAAATACATTAATGTTATCTCTTTCTAAAGCAATTCAAAAAATGTTTGAGGTAGAGAGTTTAAATTTTGAAGTTTCTAATAAACTTCAAAGCCTTATAAACTTTAATAAATTGCAACAAGTAAGAATAAAGTGGGATAATTCTTTAAAACAATGGTATTTGATTGTAATATACAATAAGCAGGAATTAGAGCCAGTAAACAATACTAATATTATGGCTATTGATTTAGGTTTGGATAATCTTGCTACACTAACTTTTAAAGATGGAAATGAAACTTATCTTTTTTGTGGTAAAAAGCTAAAAGGCATTAATGCTTTTGTAAACAAGAAAATTGCTTATTATCAAAGCATTGAAATGAAAAAAATAGGTTCTGATAAATTTAAAAACACTAAAATGATTAATTCATTAAGAAGATATAGAAATAATTATGTTAATGATTATCTTCATAAAACAAGCAAAAATATTATAAATAAAGCATTAGAGCATAAGGTGAAGAAGATAGTTATAGGTAAAATTAAGGGTATCAAACAAAATATGAATTACAATAAATCTTTTGTTCAAATACCAATTCAAAGACTTGCAGAACAGATTAAATATAAAGCTAAGCTTCAAGGCATTGAAGTTAAATTCAAAGAAGAAAGTTACACAAGTGGTTGCAGTGCTTTCGATTTAGAGCCTATAACTAAAAAATACTACGATAAAACTCGCAGAGTGGTTAGAGGACTTTTTAAATCAAATTTTGGATTGGTAAATGCAGGTGTTAATGGAAGTCTAAATATATTAAGAAAAGAAGAAAAATGTATTCCCGAAATAGTGCAAACTATGAGGGATAAAGGGAGTGTGTCCTCCCCGTTGAGAATAAGGGTTGCCTGTTAA
- the tnpA gene encoding IS200/IS605 family transposase — protein sequence MSLKNTKNKTISHSKYNINYHIVFCPKYRHNIFKDELEYELLKCFKVICHCYGYELTPQEIMPDHIHLFISAPPTVAPVDIVRKLKSISANEIFKGFPKLKQSKFWGSGLWSRGYYIGTAKAVSSETIQKYIQTQKNV from the coding sequence ATGTCATTGAAAAATACAAAAAACAAGACAATAAGTCACAGTAAATATAACATCAATTATCATATTGTTTTCTGTCCTAAGTATCGTCATAATATTTTTAAAGACGAATTAGAATATGAATTATTAAAATGTTTTAAAGTAATATGCCATTGTTATGGTTACGAACTTACCCCACAAGAGATAATGCCTGACCATATCCATCTTTTCATATCTGCTCCACCAACTGTTGCACCAGTAGATATAGTTAGAAAACTAAAAAGTATATCTGCTAATGAGATATTTAAAGGCTTCCCCAAGTTAAAACAATCTAAATTTTGGGGCAGTGGCTTATGGAGTAGAGGATATTATATTGGTACTGCTAAAGCAGTATCTTCTGAAACCATTCAAAAATATATCCAAACCCAAAAGAATGTTTAA
- the prfA gene encoding peptide chain release factor 1: MFDKLDFIEDKYKDLSQKVSDPEIINNQSEWQKYIKELAEIEPIVNKYKEYKKTKEGIEEAKSILHESDDEEFREMAKMELNELEEKIGPIEDELKLLLVPKDPNDEKNVIVEIRAGAGGDEAGLFAGDLLRMYTRYAERNRWKVEMMSLSETGVGGIKEVVFMIKGKGVYSRLKYESGVHRVQRIPATESGGRIHTSTATVAVLPEVDDVEIEINPNDVRVDVFRSSGNGGQSVNTTDSAVRLTHMPTGIVVSCQDEKSQLKNKEKAFKILKARLYDKMLAEQQAEIAQERKSQVGTGDRSERIRTYNFPQGRVTDHRINLTLYKLDYVLDGDIDEILDALITTDQAEKLKQVV; this comes from the coding sequence ATGTTTGATAAATTAGATTTTATAGAAGATAAGTATAAGGATTTGAGTCAGAAGGTTTCAGATCCAGAAATTATTAATAATCAGTCAGAATGGCAAAAATACATCAAAGAGCTTGCAGAAATAGAACCTATTGTTAATAAATACAAGGAATATAAAAAGACAAAGGAAGGTATTGAAGAAGCTAAATCTATTTTACATGAAAGTGATGATGAAGAATTTAGAGAAATGGCAAAAATGGAATTAAATGAGCTAGAAGAAAAAATAGGGCCTATAGAAGATGAATTGAAGCTTCTTTTAGTACCAAAGGACCCAAATGATGAAAAGAATGTTATTGTAGAAATTAGAGCAGGTGCTGGTGGAGATGAAGCAGGACTGTTTGCAGGAGATCTTTTAAGAATGTACACAAGATATGCAGAAAGAAATCGTTGGAAGGTTGAAATGATGAGCCTTAGTGAAACAGGTGTAGGTGGAATCAAAGAAGTAGTATTTATGATCAAAGGAAAGGGTGTTTACTCAAGGCTTAAGTATGAAAGTGGTGTACACAGAGTACAGAGAATTCCAGCTACTGAATCAGGTGGAAGAATTCACACATCTACAGCAACTGTAGCAGTGCTTCCAGAGGTAGATGATGTAGAGATTGAAATCAATCCAAATGATGTTCGTGTAGATGTTTTCCGTTCTTCAGGAAATGGAGGACAGAGTGTAAATACAACAGATTCTGCTGTAAGACTTACACATATGCCTACAGGAATAGTTGTTTCTTGTCAGGATGAAAAATCACAGCTTAAGAATAAGGAGAAGGCTTTTAAAATATTAAAGGCTAGATTATATGATAAGATGCTTGCAGAGCAGCAGGCAGAAATTGCTCAGGAAAGAAAAAGTCAGGTAGGTACTGGAGATAGAAGTGAGAGAATCAGAACTTACAATTTCCCACAAGGACGTGTTACAGATCACAGAATTAACTTAACGCTATATAAGCTAGATTATGTGTTGGATGGAGATATTGATGAAATATTAGATGCACTTATTACAACAGATCAAGCAGAAAAATTAAAGCAGGTAGTATAA
- the prmC gene encoding peptide chain release factor N(5)-glutamine methyltransferase, producing MVVKIQDALKLAVERIERTNAVTPLLDAEVLLCHVLKKERLFLYTHRNKSLSEEAFKAFEEFVEKRIAGMPVQYIVKKQEFMGLDFYVEEGVLIPRPDTEILVEAVIKWANNRKNDNITIVDIGTGSGAITVSLAKYIKNAFVYSIDISRRAITIGKKNAVSNGVAEKIEFLEGDLFTPLKNKLEGKVDILVSNPPYIPKEEIDKLQIEVKKYEPRLALDGGTDGLDFYRRIIDEAPFFVKKGGYIALEVGHDQAELVKELMENKGLYTEINKIKDLAGIERVVVATL from the coding sequence TTGGTAGTAAAGATACAGGATGCTTTAAAGCTAGCAGTAGAAAGAATTGAAAGGACAAATGCAGTTACACCTCTGTTAGATGCAGAGGTACTTTTGTGTCATGTATTAAAGAAGGAGAGATTGTTTTTATATACTCATAGAAATAAAAGCTTATCGGAGGAAGCTTTTAAGGCTTTTGAGGAATTTGTTGAAAAAAGAATTGCTGGAATGCCTGTTCAGTATATTGTAAAAAAGCAGGAATTTATGGGATTGGATTTTTATGTAGAGGAAGGTGTACTCATTCCTAGACCGGATACAGAAATTTTAGTAGAAGCAGTTATAAAGTGGGCAAATAATAGGAAAAATGATAATATAACTATTGTAGATATTGGAACAGGAAGTGGAGCTATTACTGTAAGCCTTGCAAAATATATAAAAAATGCTTTTGTATATTCCATAGATATTTCAAGACGTGCTATTACAATAGGAAAGAAGAATGCAGTATCAAATGGAGTGGCAGAAAAAATTGAATTTTTAGAAGGTGATTTGTTTACCCCTTTGAAAAATAAATTAGAGGGAAAGGTAGATATTCTTGTTTCAAATCCTCCTTATATACCAAAAGAAGAGATTGATAAGCTTCAGATAGAAGTGAAAAAGTATGAGCCAAGACTTGCATTAGATGGAGGAACTGATGGACTTGACTTTTATAGAAGAATTATTGACGAAGCTCCTTTTTTTGTGAAAAAAGGAGGATATATTGCTTTAGAAGTAGGTCATGATCAAGCAGAGCTTGTAAAAGAGCTAATGGAAAATAAAGGATTATATACGGAAATAAATAAAATAAAAGATTTAGCAGGGATAGAGAGAGTAGTTGTAGCTACATTGTGA
- a CDS encoding DUF1385 domain-containing protein, translated as MMKGPKDIAIAVRKQDKEIVVKKEEVKGISKSALTKVPMIRGVIALFDAMVLGVKSLTYSAEFFEEEDSTEEKGKFEMWVENTFGDKAGDILIYFSVVTAIAFGILLFIISPTVAMHFFKTKINNPLLLNIVEGVFRILLFVGYIVLISRMKDIQRVFEYHGAEHKTIHCYESGLPLTVENARQFPTLHPRCGTSFIVFVMITSLLLFSLIGWPNPVVRVLSRLLLMPVIAGISYEIIRWAGKSPSKIVRYISYPGLLFQKLTTKEPDDSQLEVAIEAMKNVLTDDKEVDIW; from the coding sequence ATGATGAAAGGCCCTAAGGATATTGCTATTGCTGTTAGAAAACAAGATAAAGAGATTGTAGTAAAAAAAGAAGAAGTAAAAGGCATATCAAAAAGTGCTCTTACAAAAGTGCCTATGATAAGGGGCGTTATTGCACTATTTGATGCTATGGTATTGGGGGTAAAATCCCTTACTTACTCTGCTGAGTTTTTTGAAGAAGAAGATAGTACGGAAGAAAAAGGAAAGTTTGAAATGTGGGTAGAAAATACATTTGGAGATAAGGCAGGAGATATCCTTATTTACTTTTCAGTAGTTACAGCAATCGCTTTTGGGATTTTGCTTTTTATCATATCGCCAACTGTAGCTATGCATTTTTTTAAAACCAAAATAAATAATCCGTTGCTTTTAAATATTGTAGAGGGTGTATTTAGAATTTTATTATTTGTAGGCTATATTGTATTGATCTCTAGAATGAAGGATATTCAAAGAGTTTTTGAGTATCATGGAGCAGAGCATAAAACTATTCACTGCTATGAAAGTGGTCTTCCATTAACAGTAGAAAATGCAAGACAGTTTCCAACCCTTCATCCAAGATGTGGGACGAGCTTTATAGTTTTTGTAATGATCACAAGCTTACTACTCTTTTCACTTATAGGTTGGCCTAATCCAGTGGTCAGAGTTTTGTCAAGATTATTGCTTATGCCTGTTATAGCAGGAATATCCTATGAGATTATCAGATGGGCAGGAAAAAGTCCTTCTAAAATAGTAAGATATATCAGTTATCCGGGACTGCTTTTTCAAAAGCTTACAACTAAAGAACCAGATGATAGTCAGTTAGAAGTAGCAATCGAAGCTATGAAAAATGTTTTGACAGATGACAAGGAGGTTGACATTTGGTAG